In Melioribacteraceae bacterium 4301-Me, a genomic segment contains:
- a CDS encoding S9 family peptidase has translation MKAKFFFFLISLLSFCYVNAQNKLLTTEDVVINSYSSLAPQNLKQLNWIANTENFYFITNDADQALVVGSLYNTKVDTLIRLSELLTQLQNYGIKNLSNFPLINWVNSENFTFFTNNKLFSYNVPLKKMRLINQVDENTGDISLSPNKKFIAFTKGNNLFVALSEKNTVQISHDTISDIVNGQAVHRNEFGINSGIFWSPNSNYVAYYRMDQTMVTNYPIVDISSTPAKLHNIKYPMAGQASHHVTIGIYNIKTNETTWLKTGEPLDQYLTCVTWSPDEKYIFVAHLNRDQNHLQLKKYDISSGEPIQILFEEKNDKYVEPLNPLYFRPNHPSEFIWISRRDGYNHLYLYDINGTLIKQVTSGNWEVLDFEGYDSTGNYVYYYSTEISPIERHFYRINLINGQKINLTKEEGIHSVSVSYNGKYFIDNFNNIHTPRVINIIDESGNTLRNLLTSENPLKDYKLGRIRIFKIKNDEGTELYCRMIYPVDFDSTKKYPVIVYVYGGPHAQLVTDSWGYGRYSLWFQQMAEHGYVIFTLDNRGSSNRGLAFEQATFRRLGTIEVKDQMTGIAYLKTLPYIDTTKFGVFGWSFGGFMATSLMLRTNNTFKVGVGGGAVIDWKYYEVMYTERYMDTPQQNPEGYKESSLLNYVQNLKGKLLLVHGTSDSTVVWQHTLEFAKKCADLNIPLDYFPYPGQPHGVTGPDAVHLYNKITNYFLDNL, from the coding sequence ATGAAAGCAAAATTTTTTTTCTTTTTAATTAGTTTACTTTCTTTTTGTTATGTAAATGCTCAAAATAAATTATTAACCACAGAAGATGTTGTAATAAATTCCTATTCTTCGTTAGCTCCTCAAAATCTTAAGCAATTAAACTGGATAGCCAACACAGAAAATTTTTATTTCATTACAAACGACGCTGACCAGGCTTTGGTCGTGGGTTCTTTATATAATACCAAAGTTGATACTTTAATAAGATTAAGCGAACTGCTAACACAACTACAGAATTACGGTATAAAAAATTTAAGCAACTTTCCGCTCATTAATTGGGTCAACTCTGAAAATTTTACATTCTTTACAAATAATAAACTTTTCAGTTACAACGTTCCACTAAAAAAAATGCGTCTAATCAACCAAGTTGATGAGAATACAGGCGATATATCTTTATCTCCAAACAAAAAATTTATTGCATTCACAAAAGGCAATAATCTTTTTGTTGCTCTTTCAGAAAAAAATACTGTTCAAATTAGCCATGATACTATAAGCGATATTGTAAATGGTCAAGCTGTGCATAGGAACGAATTTGGAATAAATTCTGGTATCTTTTGGTCACCTAATAGTAATTATGTTGCTTATTACCGCATGGACCAAACTATGGTAACAAACTATCCAATAGTTGATATCAGTTCAACTCCCGCTAAATTACATAATATTAAGTACCCAATGGCAGGTCAAGCAAGTCACCATGTAACTATAGGCATCTACAACATTAAAACAAACGAGACTACATGGCTAAAAACTGGTGAACCTCTTGATCAATATTTAACTTGCGTTACTTGGAGTCCAGATGAAAAATATATTTTTGTAGCACATTTGAACCGAGACCAAAATCATTTACAGTTAAAAAAGTATGACATTTCTTCCGGAGAACCTATTCAAATTCTGTTTGAAGAAAAAAATGATAAATATGTAGAACCGCTAAACCCATTATATTTCAGACCTAATCACCCAAGCGAATTTATTTGGATATCTAGAAGAGATGGATATAATCATCTTTATTTATATGATATTAATGGCACTTTAATAAAACAAGTTACCTCAGGTAATTGGGAAGTGTTAGACTTCGAGGGTTACGACAGCACTGGCAACTATGTTTACTACTATTCTACTGAAATTAGCCCAATCGAAAGACATTTTTACAGAATCAATTTAATAAATGGTCAAAAAATAAATTTAACAAAAGAAGAAGGAATCCATAGCGTCTCAGTCAGTTATAATGGAAAATATTTTATTGATAATTTTAATAATATTCACACACCTAGGGTTATTAACATAATAGACGAAAGTGGTAACACTCTTAGAAATTTACTAACATCAGAAAACCCGCTAAAAGATTACAAACTTGGAAGAATAAGAATATTTAAAATAAAAAATGACGAAGGAACTGAATTATACTGCAGAATGATTTACCCAGTTGATTTTGATTCGACTAAGAAATACCCGGTAATTGTTTACGTTTATGGTGGACCTCATGCACAATTAGTAACGGACAGCTGGGGATATGGTAGATATTCATTATGGTTCCAGCAGATGGCAGAACATGGCTACGTAATTTTTACTCTCGATAATCGAGGCTCATCTAACAGGGGTTTAGCTTTTGAACAAGCAACTTTCAGAAGATTAGGTACCATTGAAGTAAAAGATCAGATGACTGGTATAGCATATTTAAAAACATTGCCTTATATAGATACGACTAAGTTCGGTGTATTTGGATGGAGCTTCGGAGGATTTATGGCAACTTCATTAATGTTGAGAACTAACAATACATTTAAGGTTGGTGTTGGCGGCGGTGCAGTTATTGATTGGAAATATTATGAAGTTATGTACACAGAAAGATATATGGATACCCCGCAGCAGAATCCTGAAGGATATAAAGAGAGCTCTTTGCTTAATTATGTACAAAACTTAAAAGGGAAATTACTGCTTGTGCACGGTACGTCCGATTCTACAGTAGTTTGGCAGCATACCTTAGAATTCGCTAAAAAATGCGCTGATTTAAATATACCATTAGACTATTTTCCATATCCTGGCCAGCCTCATGGAGTAACTGGACCAGATGCTGTTCATCTTTATAATAAAATTACCAATTACTTTTTGGATAATTTATAG
- the clpP gene encoding ATP-dependent Clp endopeptidase proteolytic subunit ClpP, whose amino-acid sequence MNNQIYNQLVPYVIEQTGRGERGMDIFSRLLRERIIFLGEAIDDHVASIVIAQLLFLEAEDPEKDINLYINSPGGSVSAGLAIYDTMQYIKSKVATICVGLAASMGAILLAGGEPGKRSALPHSKIMIHQPWVGGLQGQTTDIEIHAKEMIKTRDTIYNILVKHTGKSLEQITKDCDRDFFMTSAEAKEYNLIDNILEKRVLPIDKKEKK is encoded by the coding sequence ATGAACAATCAAATTTATAATCAGCTTGTACCTTATGTCATTGAACAGACTGGGCGTGGTGAGAGAGGTATGGACATTTTTTCCCGTCTGTTAAGAGAAAGAATTATATTTTTAGGAGAAGCTATTGATGATCACGTTGCAAGTATTGTAATAGCACAACTTTTATTTCTTGAAGCAGAAGACCCTGAAAAAGATATTAACTTATACATAAATTCCCCAGGCGGAAGTGTATCAGCAGGACTTGCCATATACGATACAATGCAATACATTAAATCAAAAGTAGCAACAATTTGTGTTGGGTTAGCTGCGAGTATGGGTGCCATACTATTAGCTGGGGGCGAACCAGGAAAGAGATCAGCTTTGCCTCATTCCAAAATAATGATTCACCAGCCTTGGGTTGGTGGCCTACAGGGACAAACAACCGATATAGAAATTCATGCAAAGGAAATGATAAAAACTCGTGACACTATCTACAACATTCTTGTTAAACATACTGGGAAATCCCTTGAACAAATTACGAAAGATTGTGACAGAGATTTTTTTATGACTTCGGCAGAGGCGAAAGAATATAACTTAATTGATAATATATTAGAAAAGAGGGTCTTACCTATCGATAAAAAAGAAAAAAAATAA
- the tig gene encoding trigger factor — protein MEVKINNISNSLQEVEVTLNYDEISQEIANAYNEERKKISLPGFRKGKVPIELLKKLYRDAIEYQASEKIATKKFWDIVDKEKLKPINTPKLTDINFIIDSKLSFKVQYEILPKIELKDYKGLTIEKPIFKISENEIDKEIDYLIKPYLKFEDAEVVDGANYKITVNLQRINENNESNEPIKEPKGENLVINLSDENVNPQIINNAKNKRVGENFNFEFVDEHYHGDEKHTVTYRYTARILKIEKIIYPDLTDELVKKISKNKANNIEELRQQVKEDIEAYYKKQSEDIYLNNLLNAIVKNNDFEPPQGYVNTILENFVQQEKSHYSSKKNNLKNFDEKAVEEYYKPRAVWNAKWQIILENLCEKENIKVDDTDIEEIAKKESEATGISVAKLVNYYKNSDRLNSLREEKAIKFLIENNKVKEVNPEHKN, from the coding sequence TTGGAAGTAAAAATAAATAATATTTCAAATTCCTTACAAGAGGTAGAGGTTACATTGAACTATGATGAAATCTCTCAAGAAATAGCTAATGCATACAACGAAGAAAGAAAAAAAATTTCTCTACCTGGATTTCGTAAAGGCAAAGTTCCTATTGAGCTATTGAAAAAGCTATACCGCGATGCAATCGAATATCAAGCAAGCGAAAAAATTGCAACTAAAAAATTTTGGGATATAGTTGATAAAGAGAAACTAAAGCCAATCAACACTCCAAAACTAACTGATATCAATTTTATTATTGATTCAAAATTATCATTTAAAGTGCAGTATGAAATCCTCCCTAAAATTGAACTAAAAGATTACAAAGGACTTACAATAGAAAAACCAATCTTTAAGATTAGCGAAAATGAGATTGATAAAGAAATCGACTATCTTATAAAACCATACTTGAAATTTGAGGATGCTGAAGTTGTTGATGGAGCTAACTACAAAATTACTGTTAATCTACAGCGGATAAATGAAAATAATGAAAGTAACGAACCAATTAAAGAACCAAAGGGTGAAAATTTAGTTATTAACCTCAGCGACGAAAATGTTAATCCACAAATAATAAACAATGCAAAAAATAAGAGGGTCGGGGAAAATTTTAATTTTGAATTCGTTGATGAACATTACCATGGAGATGAAAAACATACTGTAACTTATAGATACACGGCAAGAATCCTAAAGATTGAAAAAATTATTTATCCTGACTTAACAGATGAGTTAGTTAAAAAAATCTCTAAGAACAAGGCAAACAATATTGAAGAACTAAGGCAACAAGTTAAAGAAGATATTGAAGCTTATTACAAAAAACAATCTGAAGATATTTATCTCAATAATCTATTAAACGCCATCGTGAAAAATAATGATTTTGAGCCTCCGCAAGGTTATGTAAATACAATCTTAGAAAATTTTGTTCAACAGGAAAAGTCACATTATTCCTCTAAAAAAAATAATCTTAAAAACTTTGATGAAAAAGCAGTTGAGGAATATTATAAACCAAGAGCTGTATGGAACGCCAAATGGCAAATTATATTAGAAAATCTATGTGAGAAAGAAAACATAAAAGTAGACGATACTGATATTGAAGAAATAGCAAAAAAGGAATCCGAAGCTACCGGCATTTCTGTTGCAAAGCTAGTTAATTATTACAAAAATTCAGATAGACTAAATTCTTTAAGAGAGGAAAAAGCCATTAAGTTTCTTATTGAAAACAATAAAGTTAAAGAAGTAAATCCTGAACACAAAAACTAA
- a CDS encoding protein kinase, translated as MENIIGKTIDNYRITSVLGRGGMGIVYKAYDTKLDRYVAIKLLNPSVYSKQGFVERFKREAKNQAKLSHPNIVTVYGFIEYSDLLGIVMEYVEGESLEKVIQRQGRFHLYDVIYILRQVLLGLGYAHSKGFVHRDIKPSNIILNKEGITKIMDFGISKSLFDKDVTQPGSKIGTIYYMSPEQIKGTDVTNRSDIYSIGCTVYEMLIGEPPFNYDNEFELMEAHLKKKAPRISDKLTNIPETLDHILQRMMEKNPLDRYGSCEEVFNDLAELEKLVTELTNSYFQQRKPITPKSKVLSTAAFVLIIFGLLALSWFVYNQVNTLLKSNKLDEFKKYNIQSLFSSSEDSEELPKVEKLNSNIKENLNAVIFLDSKNGFVLGDSGTVAATKDSGKTWLPIELGTKRTFHDAYFFQNGKSFIIGDSATLIYSRDFLKSFQTLSVNAAANYSFFRIKFIDKNVGFICGDKGLILRTEDGGFNWYKVETNSKDLLFDIGFADKSTGFAIGWNGEILKSNDRGNTWTSIEKVTDDYLKSIDFNKNGYGLIVGGGGTIIRTKDYGNSWEKNKIDIDGGLQKVQYISDDNVLALGVKGMLLFSNSKGETWQKVNTGVFSKLNSMTVNPSGHVFIVGTGGTILKFL; from the coding sequence ATGGAAAATATAATAGGAAAAACAATTGATAATTATAGAATAACATCTGTTCTTGGCAGGGGCGGAATGGGGATTGTCTATAAAGCTTACGATACAAAACTTGACCGCTACGTTGCAATTAAGTTATTGAACCCCTCAGTTTACAGTAAACAAGGATTTGTAGAGAGATTTAAAAGAGAAGCAAAAAACCAAGCTAAGCTTTCACACCCTAACATAGTAACAGTTTATGGATTTATTGAATATTCAGACCTTTTAGGGATTGTAATGGAATATGTTGAAGGTGAAAGTTTAGAAAAGGTAATTCAAAGACAGGGCAGATTTCATTTATATGATGTAATATACATTCTTCGACAAGTATTACTTGGTTTAGGATATGCTCATTCAAAGGGATTTGTCCATAGAGATATAAAACCTTCTAATATCATCTTAAACAAGGAAGGCATTACTAAGATTATGGATTTTGGTATTTCAAAATCACTCTTTGATAAGGATGTAACTCAACCCGGCTCCAAAATTGGTACTATATATTATATGAGTCCAGAGCAAATAAAGGGGACTGACGTTACAAACAGAAGCGATATATACTCTATAGGCTGCACTGTTTATGAAATGCTGATAGGTGAGCCGCCATTTAATTACGATAATGAATTTGAACTTATGGAAGCTCATCTTAAGAAGAAAGCCCCCCGTATTTCTGACAAGCTGACTAACATTCCAGAAACTTTAGACCACATATTGCAAAGAATGATGGAAAAAAATCCCTTAGACCGTTATGGCTCATGTGAAGAAGTTTTTAATGATCTAGCGGAACTTGAAAAATTAGTAACTGAGCTTACAAATAGTTATTTTCAACAGCGTAAACCAATAACCCCAAAATCGAAAGTTTTATCTACTGCTGCGTTTGTACTTATTATTTTTGGTTTATTAGCTCTTTCTTGGTTTGTATATAATCAAGTGAACACCCTGTTAAAAAGCAATAAGTTAGATGAATTTAAAAAGTATAACATACAAAGCTTGTTCAGCTCAAGCGAAGATTCTGAAGAACTTCCAAAAGTTGAAAAGCTGAATAGTAACATCAAAGAGAACTTAAATGCTGTTATTTTTTTGGATTCAAAAAATGGATTTGTACTGGGCGATTCTGGTACTGTTGCGGCTACAAAAGATAGTGGTAAAACATGGCTACCAATTGAACTAGGTACTAAAAGAACATTTCATGATGCATATTTCTTCCAAAACGGTAAATCCTTTATAATTGGTGACTCTGCAACATTAATTTATAGTCGTGATTTTCTAAAATCCTTTCAAACTCTTTCTGTAAATGCTGCTGCTAATTATTCTTTTTTCCGAATAAAATTTATTGATAAAAATGTAGGATTTATATGTGGCGACAAAGGGCTAATTTTGAGAACTGAAGATGGCGGATTCAATTGGTATAAAGTTGAGACAAATTCAAAAGATTTGTTATTTGATATTGGTTTTGCAGATAAAAGTACAGGTTTTGCTATTGGTTGGAATGGCGAGATATTAAAGTCAAACGATAGAGGTAATACTTGGACTTCAATTGAAAAAGTTACTGATGATTATCTTAAGTCAATAGATTTTAATAAAAATGGGTATGGATTAATTGTTGGCGGAGGAGGTACAATAATAAGAACGAAAGATTACGGTAATAGCTGGGAAAAAAATAAAATCGATATTGACGGAGGCTTGCAAAAAGTACAATATATAAGCGATGATAATGTTTTGGCGCTCGGCGTCAAAGGAATGTTGTTGTTTTCAAATTCGAAAGGAGAGACCTGGCAAAAGGTAAACACAGGTGTTTTTTCAAAATTAAATAGTATGACAGTAAATCCATCAGGTCATGTTTTTATCGTAGGCACAGGTGGGACAATTCTTAAATTTTTATAA
- the murA gene encoding UDP-N-acetylglucosamine 1-carboxyvinyltransferase — protein sequence MDKFVIHGGKKLTGTVKISGAKNSVLALMPACLLNSGKNIIYNTPEVNDVYTMIKLLNFLGVESDFSNSKLLLDTSQIKSQIAPYEHVKKMRASIYVLGPLLSRFGYAKVSMPGGCAWGPRPVNLHLEAMKKLGADIKLEEGYIIAKSHKLTGNKIHFDISSVGATGNALMAAVLAKGTTVITNAAIEPEITLLAESLKKMGARISGIGSSILEIEGVEELRPAEFENISDRIEAGTMLVAGAITHSKIAIDYNFSHHIEIIIDKLKESGANLLINNGIIELDATNSMINSVDVTTAVYPGFPTDMQAQWIAYMSLSNGTATVVDNIYYDRFTHVPELIRLGADIEMHNNSAIVKGVKKLKGAKVMSTDLRASASLVLAGLAAEGETEILRVYHIDRGYQKIEEKLRALGADIIRVSTKEY from the coding sequence ATGGATAAATTCGTAATTCATGGCGGTAAAAAATTAACTGGTACAGTTAAAATAAGTGGGGCAAAAAACTCTGTCTTAGCTTTAATGCCAGCTTGTTTGTTGAATTCCGGGAAAAATATAATATACAACACACCTGAGGTTAATGATGTTTATACAATGATTAAACTCCTGAATTTTTTGGGGGTTGAGTCTGACTTTTCCAATAGTAAATTACTCTTGGATACATCACAAATTAAATCTCAAATTGCCCCTTATGAGCATGTTAAAAAAATGAGAGCTTCTATTTATGTTTTAGGACCTTTATTGTCACGATTTGGTTATGCTAAGGTTTCGATGCCTGGAGGATGTGCGTGGGGCCCACGTCCAGTTAACTTACACTTGGAAGCAATGAAAAAACTTGGTGCTGATATTAAGCTTGAAGAAGGCTATATAATTGCTAAATCACACAAATTAACTGGTAATAAAATACATTTTGATATATCATCAGTAGGAGCAACCGGTAATGCATTAATGGCTGCGGTTTTGGCAAAGGGTACAACAGTTATTACAAATGCTGCAATTGAACCCGAAATTACTTTGTTAGCTGAGTCATTAAAGAAAATGGGAGCAAGAATTAGCGGCATCGGAAGTTCAATACTAGAAATTGAAGGCGTAGAAGAATTAAGACCTGCTGAATTTGAGAACATATCGGATAGAATTGAAGCGGGTACTATGCTTGTTGCAGGTGCTATCACACATAGTAAAATCGCTATAGATTATAATTTCTCACACCATATTGAAATTATTATTGACAAACTTAAAGAAAGTGGAGCTAATTTATTAATTAACAATGGAATAATTGAATTAGATGCTACAAATTCTATGATTAATAGTGTTGATGTTACAACTGCAGTATACCCTGGTTTTCCTACTGATATGCAAGCTCAATGGATCGCTTATATGTCACTATCAAATGGCACAGCAACTGTTGTTGATAACATTTATTATGACAGATTTACACACGTACCTGAATTAATTAGATTAGGAGCAGATATTGAAATGCATAATAATAGTGCGATAGTAAAAGGTGTAAAAAAATTAAAGGGAGCAAAGGTAATGTCCACAGACTTACGAGCTAGTGCTTCTTTGGTTTTAGCTGGTTTGGCTGCAGAAGGTGAAACTGAGATATTGAGAGTTTATCACATCGATAGAGGTTATCAGAAAATAGAAGAAAAATTAAGAGCTCTTGGCGCTGATATTATACGAGTTTCTACCAAAGAGTATTAA